One Setaria viridis chromosome 3, Setaria_viridis_v4.0, whole genome shotgun sequence DNA window includes the following coding sequences:
- the LOC117848593 gene encoding DNA-directed RNA polymerases II, IV and V subunit 9B isoform X2, protein MSTMKFCRECNNILYPKEDREQKVLLYACRNCDHQEVADNNCVYRNVVHHSAGEFTQVLQDVAGDPTLPRTKDVRCAVCGHGEAVFFQRPWPELRTDKTSPWFWFFLICRPP, encoded by the exons ATGAGTACCATGAAGTTTTGCCGTGAATG CAACAACATCCTGTACCCAAAGGAGGACCGGGAGCAGAAGGTGCTCCTCTACGCCTGCCGGAACTGCGACCATCAG GAGGTTGCGGACAACAACTGCGTGTACCGGAACGTGGTGCACCACAGCGCCGGCGAGTTCACCCAGGTGCTCCAGGACGTCGCCGGCGACCCCACTCTGCCCCGCACCAAGGACGTGCGCTGCGCCGTCTGCGGCCACGGCGAGGCCGTCTTCTTCCAG AGGCCATGGCCGGAACTTCGGACTGACAAGACCTCACCATGGTTCTGGTTCTTCTTGATCTGCAGGCCACCGTGA
- the LOC117848593 gene encoding DNA-directed RNA polymerases II, IV and V subunit 9B isoform X1: protein MSTMKFCRECNNILYPKEDREQKVLLYACRNCDHQEVADNNCVYRNVVHHSAGEFTQVLQDVAGDPTLPRTKDVRCAVCGHGEAVFFQATVRGEEGMTLFFVCCNLSCGNRWRE, encoded by the exons ATGAGTACCATGAAGTTTTGCCGTGAATG CAACAACATCCTGTACCCAAAGGAGGACCGGGAGCAGAAGGTGCTCCTCTACGCCTGCCGGAACTGCGACCATCAG GAGGTTGCGGACAACAACTGCGTGTACCGGAACGTGGTGCACCACAGCGCCGGCGAGTTCACCCAGGTGCTCCAGGACGTCGCCGGCGACCCCACTCTGCCCCGCACCAAGGACGTGCGCTGCGCCGTCTGCGGCCACGGCGAGGCCGTCTTCTTCCAG GCCACCGTGAGGGGTGAGGAGGGGATGACGCTCTTCTTCGTCTGCTGCAACCTCAGCTGCGGCAACCGCTGGAGAGAGTGA